In Microbulbifer agarilyticus, the DNA window GGCGGAACACGATGCGGATCCCGCGGCTTACGAGGTCGATATTGCCGGTTTGGGATTGGGCACTCTCGGCATGGGCTCGCCGCTGCAGTTGCGCGGTTATGTGGCGCCTTTCGGCAGCGCACCCGCTGACTTCAACGCCCTCTCGATCACCGATTTCAGCGACGCCCGCGCACGCCTGCTGGTGGGTTGGGCACATGGGGATGAAGAGGAAACTGAAGCGGGAGAGGTAGGAGAGGTAGGAGAAGTAAGTGCAATTGCGAGTCTTTCCGCAACCGGCCTCACCCTGTCCGCTGACAGCACCTTTGGCGCCAAGCATCATATCCTGCGCGGCTCGCACCGCACCGACCTGCTGGAGCTGGACGGGCTGCCCGCCATTGAACCCGCCGACTCGATGTTCTTCGGCCGCGGTATCTACACCATCGCCCAGCGCGGTAGTGACTCCGGTGATCTGGTGTTTTTCTCCGACTTTGAAAGCTTTGCCACCGAACTCGATAGTCGACTGATGGCCGGTGCCATGGTCAAGCGGCTGCATGCCCGCGGTCACTACGATGACGCCGAGAATCGCTTTGGTGCGGTGGCCTTGAGTGTGGTGCTGCGCGAAGCAGTGTCTGTGGAGTAAGACGCAAGCTACCTCTTTTGCGGGCACCCTTTTTGGAGGACTCTTTGAAGCACTCTTTGAAGCACTTTTTGGGAGTTGCCCCAAGCGAAACTACACTGAATAAGTAGTCGGCCGTACGGTAGAAAGTGCGGAGCTGAAAAGTTCGAGCGCCCTGCCGTCACCGCCGGTCTCTAGTAGAGCGGCGCCTCCGGCTACTATGCGCGCGCGGCCTCTCGTTGCCTTGCCTTTTACGGCGTCGGGAGACCGTGCGTTGCTGTGTGTGGTTGTCATGGTCAAGGCCATGTAAAGCGCGAGGTAGTTGTGTGAAGTTGCTTCCCCCACAGTTCAATCGGTTGCGCAGCTGCGCAGTAGTTTGTGCCATGGCTTGCGCGGCCAGCCTTCCCTCTACGGCGGGGGCGCAAACCACCCTGCCGCCGCCGGACACCACGAGCGGCGAATCCGCAGAAGATTACCAGCGCGACCCCAACCGCCAGCGGCAGCTCTCCTCCGATGCCGTCCAGCTTACCTTGAGCGGCAATATTTATTACTATCAGGGCGGTTACTTTTATCGACGTGAGGGTGATGGCTTCCTGCGCGTGGAACCGCCACTGGGGGCGGAACTCAAGTTTGTACCCTACGGCAGTCGCGGTTTTGAGATCGACGGCCGTCAGTTTTTCCTGAGTGGCACCGGCACCTTTTATCGTTTCGACCCCCGTCGCGATCGCTATGTAGTAACCCAGCC includes these proteins:
- a CDS encoding DUF6515 family protein; translation: MKLLPPQFNRLRSCAVVCAMACAASLPSTAGAQTTLPPPDTTSGESAEDYQRDPNRQRQLSSDAVQLTLSGNIYYYQGGYFYRREGDGFLRVEPPLGAELKFVPYGSRGFEIDGRQFFLSGTGTFYRFDPRRDRYVVTQPPYAWRRYYNGDFAGKYEERLYGYPDKDLGTLRDRSGIPQAYPPDALDPDGVDDEGMTLFEAEGYRDPRRRQPRPYANIRPPYDASGERYDNRVIAESLCRQDASAAAQRGSNLDRQRMRIYQRVYRDCIQRYDRRR